GTGATTTTCTATCAATGGGAAATataggaaaaacagaaaacaacagagacaagttttttaaaaaaagaaaattatattgtatgatttttaaataaaagttcagaaaaaaagttttttttgtcaatagcaaaaaatcactttaatagTTTGTAATGTAACTCTGCTTGGCAATTACGTTTATTGTAGATAACGAGGGTTACatgtaattatatatatataaatacatttaatattaattcttttattttgaaaagtttttctttctgcaaaaacaattGGATTCGAGTGAAACGGTTTAAAAACTGATATAATCTTGAAACAACTTTctataaaaaggatttttatttttatatatttaaacacttttacatGCAAAATTGTgatattatttttagttattctcTTGAATTTCTCCATCTGTGTTGATTCAGCTTTgccagccaagaacaggagctgGCACAATAACTGCATTTCCCAGACTACCTCATGGAGCCCCTGCTCTAAGACCTGCGGCCGTGGCCTCTCTATGAGGATCTCCAACGCCAACGACCAGTGTGAGATGGTCAAAGAGTCCCGCCTCTGCAACCTGCGGCCATGTGAAGTCGACATCACCAAACACATCAAGGTATCTGGATCATCCTTACAAACCACATCTCTgtatttcctcccagatctctaaacatttttgtgctttctttCTTTAGCCGGGAAAGAAATGCTCGAACATCTACAGAGAAGATCAACCCCAGAACCTTACCATCTCTGGCTGCACCAGCAAGAAGCAATACAGGCCCAAATATTGCGGCGTCTGCACAGACGAACGGTGCTGCATTCCTTACAAATCCAAAACCATCGACGTGGAGTTCGAGTGTCCCAATGGAACAGGATTCTCATGGAAGATGATGTGGATCCAGGCCTGCTTCTGCAACCTCAGCTGCAAAAATCCCAACGACATCTTCGCCGAGCTGGAGAATTACTACGGCTACCCAGAAGTTATGGACTAAAAAGGAGCTAGCTTACACAGTTTT
This genomic window from Oryzias melastigma strain HK-1 unplaced genomic scaffold, ASM292280v2 sc06935, whole genome shotgun sequence contains:
- the LOC112138838 gene encoding CCN family member 4, which encodes IFIFIYLNTFTCKIVILFLVILLNFSICVDSALPAKNRSWHNNCISQTTSWSPCSKTCGRGLSMRISNANDQCEMVKESRLCNLRPCEVDITKHIKPGKKCSNIYREDQPQNLTISGCTSKKQYRPKYCGVCTDERCCIPYKSKTIDVEFECPNGTGFSWKMMWIQACFCNLSCKNPNDIFAELENYYGYPEVMD